Proteins from one candidate division KSB1 bacterium genomic window:
- a CDS encoding DUF5009 domain-containing protein, producing the protein MGEPQKRLTSLDALRGFDMFWIVGGASVFIALANLTDWGVLNWFAHQLHHAEWDGFRFFDNIFPLFLFIAGVSMPFSFAKRVENGQTWKQIYKHIFIRAGLLVLFGFIYNGLLQFNFESMRYASVLGRIGLGWLFAALIYYHTSLRGQIIWFVAILLLYWAALMLIPVPGFGAGDLSMQGSLVGYVDRMLLPGVLYKTVHDPEGILSTIPAVATALMGVFTGRFLRYVSEFWTPARKAAAILTAGALSMGLGALWGLVFPVNKNLWTSSFVLVAGGLSLILLAVFYYVIDVRGMKKWAFPFVVIGLNPITIYMCHGGFIDFGATSEYVFGGVMSLAGAAEPLIAAVTYVLVGWLFLYALYQLKLFLKV; encoded by the coding sequence ATGGGTGAACCACAAAAACGTTTGACATCACTGGATGCGCTGCGCGGATTCGATATGTTCTGGATCGTCGGCGGTGCGTCTGTTTTTATTGCACTGGCCAATCTCACGGATTGGGGCGTGCTGAACTGGTTTGCGCATCAACTGCATCATGCGGAATGGGATGGATTCCGGTTTTTCGACAATATTTTCCCCCTGTTTTTGTTCATCGCCGGTGTCAGTATGCCGTTTTCCTTTGCCAAACGCGTTGAGAACGGGCAGACCTGGAAACAGATTTATAAACACATTTTTATTCGTGCCGGACTTTTGGTGCTGTTCGGATTTATTTACAATGGTCTGCTGCAGTTTAATTTTGAATCCATGCGCTATGCCAGTGTTCTGGGACGTATCGGCCTGGGCTGGCTGTTTGCCGCCTTGATTTACTATCACACCTCTTTGCGCGGACAGATTATCTGGTTCGTCGCCATTCTGCTGCTGTACTGGGCGGCCCTGATGCTGATTCCGGTGCCGGGATTCGGAGCCGGAGATTTGAGTATGCAGGGCAGTCTGGTCGGGTATGTGGACCGCATGCTGCTGCCGGGTGTTTTATATAAAACGGTTCACGATCCGGAAGGCATTTTGTCCACCATCCCGGCGGTCGCTACTGCGCTCATGGGTGTGTTCACCGGGCGATTTCTGCGTTATGTGTCGGAATTCTGGACACCGGCGCGCAAGGCCGCGGCGATTTTAACAGCCGGTGCGTTGTCTATGGGACTCGGCGCATTGTGGGGCCTGGTGTTCCCGGTGAACAAGAATTTGTGGACCAGTTCATTCGTTCTGGTGGCCGGCGGACTGTCGCTGATTCTGCTGGCCGTGTTTTACTATGTGATCGATGTGCGTGGAATGAAAAAATGGGCGTTTCCGTTTGTGGTCATTGGATTGAATCCGATTACCATTTATATGTGTCACGGCGGATTCATCGACTTTGGAGCCACATCGGAGTATGTGTTCGGCGGTGTGATGTCACTGGCCGGCGCGGCCGAGCCGCTGATTGCCGCTGTTACGTATGTTCTTGTGGGCTGGCTGTTTCTGTATGCATTGTATCAATTAAAACTATTCCTCAAGGTGTAA
- a CDS encoding GH116 family glycosyl-hydrolase: MKKTAIFYMFFPMLLFITAESCLSVSYSGDSLRHLHIPVGGIGTGNVLLGGRGNIRELQFFNTPQRDELPPVMTFFALRAQKRGESTVLRICERRLFNDFPNPFGVPRQSLSGCPRFAETVCSGTFPVTNFCFRDAKVPIHVNLTAYNPFIPLNVKHSSLPAAVFKWTLVNPSDQPVKISLCFNLGNVLKHQNRRADRPNYPVINRVVETDQYSGVHMRTQIDSTRPGYGEIMMFTTEEQTDLQTRWYRGSWWDNAHLFWSDFRDDGRLVPRHDAAPNKSRNPDVASLLVHRTLKPGETCMIPFILTWYVPYRMPEASMSFGNPEAERPIRNHYADRFKNARAVADYMIEHEHNLFKKTRAFQEALYSSSLPETVIDALTASMVPLKTHMLTRSSEGHVHAFEGLGNDFGSCPGNCTHVWNYAQTMAFLFPQLERNMRETAFEYATFKNGYQCFRTPFPVGNYYFKNVAADGQMGNIMRVYRDWKYCGDDDWLRALWPQVKAVWNLPGRV, translated from the coding sequence ATGAAAAAAACAGCAATATTTTATATGTTTTTTCCAATGCTGTTATTCATTACTGCGGAATCCTGTCTTTCGGTTTCCTACAGCGGCGACAGTCTGCGCCATCTGCATATCCCGGTGGGCGGAATCGGCACCGGCAATGTTCTGTTGGGCGGACGCGGTAACATCCGGGAATTGCAGTTCTTCAATACACCGCAGCGCGACGAGCTGCCGCCGGTGATGACGTTTTTCGCTCTGCGGGCGCAGAAACGGGGTGAGTCGACTGTGCTGCGCATCTGTGAACGGCGGCTTTTCAATGATTTTCCCAATCCATTCGGGGTTCCCCGGCAATCTCTGTCCGGCTGTCCGAGATTTGCCGAAACCGTCTGTTCCGGTACCTTTCCCGTTACAAACTTTTGTTTTCGCGATGCAAAGGTACCGATCCATGTAAACCTGACTGCCTACAATCCGTTTATTCCCCTGAATGTGAAACACAGCAGTCTGCCTGCTGCTGTGTTTAAATGGACCCTGGTCAATCCTTCTGATCAACCGGTAAAGATATCCCTGTGCTTTAATCTGGGGAATGTGCTGAAACATCAAAACCGCCGTGCGGATCGACCCAATTATCCGGTAATCAATCGTGTTGTGGAAACGGACCAGTACAGCGGCGTGCATATGCGCACACAGATCGATTCTACGAGGCCGGGTTATGGGGAAATTATGATGTTTACCACCGAAGAACAGACTGATTTACAAACCCGATGGTACCGAGGCAGCTGGTGGGACAATGCGCATCTCTTTTGGTCGGATTTCAGAGATGACGGTCGATTGGTACCGAGACATGATGCCGCACCGAACAAATCCCGGAATCCGGATGTGGCATCCCTGCTGGTTCATCGAACCCTAAAACCCGGTGAGACGTGTATGATTCCGTTTATACTCACCTGGTATGTGCCGTACCGCATGCCGGAAGCCTCCATGAGTTTCGGCAATCCTGAAGCCGAACGGCCGATTCGGAATCATTATGCTGACCGTTTCAAAAATGCGCGCGCTGTAGCGGATTATATGATTGAGCATGAACACAATTTATTTAAGAAAACTCGCGCTTTTCAGGAGGCCCTCTATTCTTCTTCATTGCCGGAAACGGTGATTGATGCCCTAACTGCAAGCATGGTTCCTCTCAAAACGCATATGCTCACTCGCTCATCCGAGGGACATGTGCATGCATTTGAAGGGCTGGGCAATGATTTTGGCAGCTGTCCCGGTAACTGTACACATGTGTGGAATTACGCCCAGACCATGGCGTTTCTGTTTCCGCAGCTTGAACGGAATATGCGCGAGACCGCTTTCGAGTACGCGACCTTTAAGAACGGTTATCAGTGTTTTCGCACGCCGTTTCCCGTCGGCAATTATTATTTCAAAAATGTGGCCGCTGACGGTCAAATGGGCAATATTATGCGGGTATACCGCGATTGGAAATACTGCGGCGATGATGACTGGCTGCGTGCTCTTTGGCCACAGGTCAAGGCAGTCTGGAATTTGCCTGGAAGGGTGTAG
- a CDS encoding family 20 glycosylhydrolase, with translation MRMISLLLMLFVGMGYAEIPVIPRPQTVHEQKGSYVVQDSMTVKSDMSLNPYLIDAFRECAGLKLLCTNASPDLMLSKDAAFEKIGSYKLVIEPDGMVLSAKDRSGMIYGMQTLLQLITDRQLQHPNDPVELRAMIITDAPRFEWRGMHLDVSRHFYPADYIKDYIDFLVQHKMNVFHWHLTDDQGWRIEINAYPKLTKVAAWRKGTGQQDWNYEIEAAEPGEPRYGGFYTQEEVREIVDYAQQRGVTIVPEIEMPGHSWAALYAYPELSCSGEPWVKPDSVVFEFSDPFCAGNEQTFEFLETVLDEVINLFPSEFIHIGGDEAKKSPWEHCRKCQKRMQEKGLDNVHELQSWFIRRIQKFVNSRGRRMIGWDEILQGGLAPGAAVMSWRGFAGGLQAARAGHDVVMAPSQFVYLNRVQGDPQFEPFGSRPALDVKTVYGFDPIPAELSGDAQDHILGGQGCLWTEHIPDTARLEYMLFPRLLALSEALWTQPDSKSYDHFYPRMARRLLALSGQGVNFRRPVPGGLPERVLFKSDTSVTLVNPLKTLGAQVHYTLDGEKPDVDSPVYSETVRLTDSAVLKARLRFPDGSFSNTIRALFHKIDPAVNGLMCEYYAGGPWVQLPDFAGLNPLRTERVQEIGPDAVAHRDDQYALRFTGELTIAHDDTLTFYTSSDDGSHLIINGKTIVMNDGVHGTVTKTGRVYLTAGRHDLCVEFFDAQYGQVLEVGTLTNNGENLPLSPSNLYFKEQ, from the coding sequence ATGAGAATGATCTCATTACTTTTAATGCTTTTCGTCGGCATGGGGTATGCAGAGATTCCCGTCATTCCCCGGCCGCAGACTGTCCATGAACAAAAGGGTTCATATGTTGTCCAGGACAGCATGACTGTGAAATCCGACATGTCACTAAATCCGTATCTGATTGATGCGTTTCGTGAATGCGCCGGATTAAAACTGCTTTGCACGAATGCGTCTCCGGACCTGATGCTCTCGAAAGATGCCGCATTTGAGAAGATCGGCAGTTACAAACTGGTAATCGAACCGGACGGCATGGTGTTGAGCGCAAAAGACCGATCCGGAATGATTTACGGGATGCAGACCCTGCTGCAGCTTATTACGGATCGGCAGCTGCAGCATCCGAATGACCCCGTTGAGCTCCGCGCTATGATTATAACGGATGCGCCGCGTTTTGAGTGGCGCGGCATGCATCTGGACGTGTCGCGGCATTTTTATCCGGCTGACTATATAAAGGACTATATCGATTTTCTTGTTCAACACAAGATGAATGTTTTTCACTGGCATCTCACGGATGACCAGGGCTGGCGCATCGAAATCAATGCGTATCCCAAACTCACCAAAGTAGCGGCCTGGCGCAAGGGCACAGGACAGCAAGACTGGAATTACGAAATCGAAGCGGCAGAGCCGGGCGAGCCCCGTTATGGTGGATTCTATACGCAGGAGGAGGTGCGCGAGATCGTCGACTATGCACAGCAGCGTGGTGTCACCATTGTGCCGGAAATTGAAATGCCCGGACATTCCTGGGCTGCGCTTTACGCCTATCCGGAACTTTCCTGTTCCGGTGAACCCTGGGTTAAACCGGACAGTGTGGTGTTTGAGTTCAGCGATCCGTTTTGTGCCGGAAATGAACAAACGTTCGAATTTCTCGAAACGGTTCTGGACGAGGTGATAAATCTGTTTCCCTCGGAATTTATTCATATCGGCGGCGATGAGGCCAAAAAAAGCCCCTGGGAACACTGTCGCAAGTGTCAAAAACGCATGCAGGAAAAAGGTCTTGATAACGTCCACGAGCTGCAAAGCTGGTTTATCAGGCGTATTCAGAAATTTGTCAACTCCCGCGGCCGCCGCATGATCGGCTGGGATGAAATTCTGCAAGGCGGACTGGCGCCCGGCGCTGCGGTCATGTCATGGCGCGGCTTTGCAGGCGGACTGCAAGCGGCGCGCGCCGGACATGATGTGGTGATGGCGCCGTCGCAGTTTGTCTATCTGAACCGGGTGCAGGGTGATCCGCAGTTTGAGCCTTTTGGATCGCGGCCGGCGCTTGATGTAAAGACGGTATACGGGTTCGACCCGATACCGGCGGAATTGTCCGGAGACGCCCAAGACCACATTCTCGGCGGCCAGGGCTGTTTGTGGACCGAGCATATCCCGGATACGGCGAGGCTGGAGTACATGCTGTTTCCGCGTCTTTTGGCGCTTTCTGAAGCGTTGTGGACGCAGCCGGATTCGAAATCCTATGATCATTTTTATCCGCGCATGGCCCGGAGACTGCTGGCGCTGTCCGGCCAGGGTGTTAATTTTCGGCGTCCGGTGCCCGGCGGACTGCCGGAACGCGTGTTGTTCAAAAGCGATACCAGCGTGACCCTGGTCAATCCCCTGAAAACCCTGGGAGCGCAGGTACATTATACGCTTGATGGGGAAAAGCCGGATGTGGATTCGCCGGTTTACAGTGAGACGGTACGCCTCACAGATTCGGCGGTGCTGAAAGCGCGATTGCGTTTCCCGGACGGCAGTTTCAGCAATACAATACGCGCACTGTTTCACAAGATCGATCCGGCGGTGAACGGTTTGATGTGCGAATACTATGCGGGCGGGCCCTGGGTGCAGTTGCCGGATTTTGCAGGGCTGAACCCGCTGCGGACAGAACGAGTGCAGGAGATCGGCCCTGATGCTGTTGCGCATCGCGACGATCAGTATGCCTTGCGGTTTACCGGTGAGTTGACTATCGCTCATGATGACACACTGACATTTTATACATCCAGTGATGACGGTTCGCACCTGATCATCAACGGGAAAACGATAGTCATGAATGACGGCGTGCACGGCACGGTGACGAAAACCGGTCGCGTGTATCTGACTGCCGGACGCCATGATCTGTGCGTGGAATTTTTTGACGCCCAATACGGGCAGGTGCTCGAGGTGGGTACGCTTACAAACAACGGAGAAAACCTGCCGTTGAGTCCGTCTAATCTGTATTTCAAAGAGCAATGA
- a CDS encoding GH116 family glycosyl hydrolase produces MATGQGSLEFAWKGVGELVHTYPWMKNCPVPWDPYKQGVLRGDQHNTYDCNFFGMNMMTSSLYLGALKACAEITEYLNEPETAREYQSLYENGRALCDSLLWNGEYYIQRVEVIDGVTVPEKYRNPQDAPGGAGIKYQYGDGCLSDQLLGQYLAYITGLGMLTDSLNVRTALNSIYTYNFQETFTHFENVQRVYALNKESGLTICSWPKGNRPDIPFPYADEVWSGIEYQVAASLIYAGEVEKGLQLVDAVRGRYRGYNRDPFAEIESGRYYARSLSAWALLTALSGYQYDAVQSRLTFHPRLAARPFHCFWSCAGGWGSMMLGSRNAVLSLQHGILDLRELQLPFSSIDAVALNGQPVEFHKTETGIQFASLSLSAGDSLRMTGMFE; encoded by the coding sequence TTGGCCACAGGTCAAGGCAGTCTGGAATTTGCCTGGAAGGGTGTAGGCGAGCTCGTGCATACGTATCCCTGGATGAAAAACTGTCCCGTACCCTGGGACCCATACAAGCAGGGCGTACTGCGCGGCGATCAGCACAATACCTATGACTGTAATTTTTTCGGCATGAACATGATGACCAGTTCCCTGTATCTCGGCGCACTCAAAGCCTGTGCCGAGATAACGGAGTATCTGAATGAACCGGAAACGGCGCGCGAGTATCAGAGTTTGTATGAAAACGGACGTGCGCTTTGCGATTCTCTGCTGTGGAATGGCGAGTACTATATCCAGCGGGTGGAAGTCATCGACGGTGTGACGGTGCCCGAAAAATACCGGAATCCGCAAGATGCGCCGGGAGGCGCCGGGATCAAGTATCAATATGGAGACGGCTGTTTGTCCGATCAGCTTTTGGGTCAGTATCTGGCCTATATTACCGGTCTTGGTATGTTGACCGACTCGCTGAACGTGCGGACTGCATTGAACAGCATTTATACCTATAATTTTCAGGAAACGTTCACCCATTTTGAAAATGTACAACGGGTCTATGCCCTGAATAAAGAATCCGGATTGACCATCTGTTCCTGGCCAAAGGGAAACCGGCCGGATATCCCATTCCCTTACGCGGATGAAGTCTGGAGCGGCATCGAATATCAGGTGGCCGCATCTCTGATCTATGCGGGCGAGGTGGAAAAAGGTCTGCAGCTGGTGGATGCCGTACGCGGACGCTACCGCGGTTACAATCGTGATCCATTTGCTGAGATCGAGTCTGGGCGCTATTACGCGCGTTCTCTGTCTGCCTGGGCGCTGTTGACAGCGCTGTCCGGCTATCAATACGATGCGGTCCAGTCACGTCTAACATTTCATCCGCGACTTGCAGCGCGGCCCTTTCATTGTTTCTGGTCATGCGCCGGTGGTTGGGGCAGTATGATGCTTGGCAGCCGCAATGCGGTGCTGAGTCTACAGCATGGGATATTGGACTTGCGCGAGCTGCAATTGCCATTCAGCAGTATTGACGCGGTTGCTCTGAATGGACAGCCTGTTGAGTTTCATAAAACGGAAACCGGAATACAATTTGCTTCTTTATCGCTGTCTGCCGGTGATTCGCTCAGGATGACCGGAATGTTTGAGTGA
- a CDS encoding sulfatase-like hydrolase/transferase produces the protein MNRRAFLKHTAAGAAAAALSLRCGEYTKKPLNVLYICMEDQSPRLGCYGHPVVRSPHIDAFATKSVLLEDCHCQVALCTPSRTSILTGVRPQTSGMVKIDDNWQSMLPDAVSLPRHFRENGYYTLCVGKISDPRCGGMDEAWVRFEEEWGVTENAKPLAALQDRPFFLAIGYKQTHDPWTPSQQSLDLYDLEDVEPPGTGHTYKDKTLSDLELKKLIRRYYADITDVDRLIGELLDAAGQIDLYDHTIILVGAMDHGYSLGERGHWGKGNNADRETQVPPLIRVPGNPANGQRAAGLVDLYPTLIDLCALPGPPQQLQGYSLRGLLEQPNRDWKQAVFSVRAYYPDVECIKTQTHTFISLPDGRVELYDRVQDAKCPNNIASKYPDVVQHMQKLQTNGWQAALPKNA, from the coding sequence ATGAACAGACGGGCATTTTTGAAACATACAGCAGCGGGCGCCGCTGCAGCAGCGCTCAGCCTGCGTTGCGGAGAATATACGAAAAAACCGTTAAACGTGCTGTATATCTGTATGGAAGATCAGAGTCCGCGGCTGGGCTGCTACGGGCATCCGGTGGTACGCTCACCGCACATTGATGCGTTTGCAACGAAATCTGTGTTATTGGAGGACTGTCACTGTCAGGTGGCTCTGTGCACACCGTCCCGCACCAGTATCCTCACCGGTGTGCGTCCGCAAACCAGCGGCATGGTCAAAATTGATGACAACTGGCAAAGCATGCTGCCGGATGCGGTGTCGCTGCCGCGGCATTTCCGCGAAAACGGGTATTATACCTTGTGTGTGGGCAAGATCTCGGATCCACGCTGCGGAGGGATGGATGAGGCCTGGGTGCGATTCGAAGAAGAATGGGGGGTAACGGAGAATGCAAAGCCTCTGGCCGCTTTGCAGGACCGGCCGTTTTTTCTGGCTATCGGATACAAGCAGACGCATGATCCCTGGACCCCGAGTCAGCAGTCCCTTGATCTGTATGATCTCGAGGACGTAGAGCCCCCGGGAACAGGGCATACCTACAAAGATAAAACGCTGTCCGATCTCGAATTAAAAAAGCTGATCCGACGGTATTATGCGGATATCACTGATGTGGACCGGTTGATTGGTGAACTCCTTGATGCGGCCGGGCAGATCGATCTTTACGATCATACCATCATCCTTGTCGGCGCCATGGATCACGGGTACAGCCTGGGTGAACGCGGCCATTGGGGCAAAGGCAATAATGCCGATCGCGAAACGCAGGTGCCTCCGCTCATCCGCGTGCCCGGCAATCCGGCCAATGGTCAGCGTGCGGCCGGACTTGTCGATTTGTATCCGACTCTGATCGATTTGTGCGCTTTACCCGGGCCGCCGCAGCAGCTGCAAGGATACAGCCTGCGAGGTCTGTTGGAACAGCCAAACCGCGACTGGAAACAGGCCGTATTCAGTGTGCGCGCTTATTATCCGGACGTCGAGTGCATCAAAACCCAAACACATACGTTTATTTCCTTGCCGGACGGCCGGGTTGAGCTCTATGATCGCGTTCAGGACGCAAAGTGTCCGAACAATATTGCATCGAAATATCCGGATGTTGTGCAGCACATGCAAAAGCTGCAAACAAACGGCTGGCAGGCCGCACTGCCAAAGAATGCTTGA
- a CDS encoding sulfatase-like hydrolase/transferase: MMNRRTFLKHSVTASALLSAGCTLKRPKQSRPNILLIMADDMGYSDPGCTGGEIEMPHIDRLAKEGLLMTRFYNSSRCAPAHRCASAPGGYGTDDRRADVSGQQ, from the coding sequence ATGATGAACCGGCGAACGTTTTTAAAACATTCTGTGACAGCGTCGGCGTTGCTTTCAGCGGGTTGTACCCTAAAGCGCCCGAAACAATCGCGCCCCAATATTTTGCTGATCATGGCGGATGATATGGGCTATTCAGATCCGGGCTGCACGGGCGGAGAAATCGAAATGCCCCATATCGACCGTCTGGCAAAAGAAGGCCTGCTGATGACCCGTTTTTACAATAGTTCCCGCTGCGCCCCTGCTCACCGGTGTGCATCCGCACCAGGCGGGTATGGGACGGATGACCGAAGGGCTGATGTATCCGGACAGCAGTGA
- a CDS encoding glycoside hydrolase family 2 TIM barrel-domain containing protein — protein sequence MKRLRLCIVIFAIAAAAGAVVPEQDSDWIRDLNGTWSFSLIEKTPQLTDDPYTVVNSSGFEWSEITVPGNWETAGFEEPQYGFPTDSLAGLYQRTFQADFPQDRRVILFFEGVSFGFDVWVNQKRAGAFRSAFNRSEFDISHLVKRDSLNTLTVIVYRDHAQVGFDCNDAWALSGIFRDVYLYGCPDTFIEDVTVNTEIETGTPAAVTADVLVHSYTDSAAEVTAIARLSRDNRVVAEQELPVTRKHKAYLSKSLSFELDVAGAKFWTAETPNLYDLQLTLVRDGDALQTLHQNVGIREVSIDGHVLKINGQPVKLRGVCRHEIHPEAGRALRERHWRQDIELMKAANINAVRTSHYPPHPRFIELCDEYGLYVIDEVPFGFGDELLYQPQSLPFLLERVQHTLDRDKNHPSVIIWSVGNEHPATRYVTKAAQVVKLLDPGRPILYPHNAAPWIKRDLGGLDAFIDIFAPHYDSVEKIRELGEHPMSGHPVVFTELNHSLDQAFGNFKPKWEAIQSYDNLAGCFIWVWSDQGLRRRINGRGVIDSYKDINELRFQSDNLSADIYLDENTILDSHGQYGTDGIVLADRRPQTDYYQVKTVYSPVVIEETRLPVRAGLQKLPLTVMNRYDFTDLSGLAFIFQLEVNTRKQAAFSLPVNLAPHQTRVLEVPVTVQETDLDQELILKIQATDAENRCVYEHSVQLMGPRRRLTAGLLPRVDVPDGAGEIINEPRQLRFDDGDLILSPDGTFRVNLNSGLTLQGPDLRVGRKPTMAERRQVQDLWEPAILNQPIQGECRIVDSRYILSQEYARPGFPEQRLQLTLFMRPDSGSVNVDYEITLMDCKGQLLELGPVFTVSAPEACVQWLGGGPFASFPRKQALNRRGVFCITPDNRFFTGNRMHVDAAAVLSGKSGAALLCDDDPVAWTANDEGRILLTHNTRVASPGTKFKKPRVQIAAETLKSTNGSFRLEFWSGEAPSRLQGIFGTLVPPFQE from the coding sequence ATGAAACGTTTGAGATTATGTATAGTCATATTCGCTATCGCCGCGGCAGCGGGCGCGGTGGTGCCGGAACAGGATTCCGACTGGATTCGTGATTTGAACGGCACCTGGTCGTTCAGCCTGATTGAAAAAACACCGCAACTGACTGATGATCCATACACCGTGGTCAATTCAAGCGGATTTGAATGGTCAGAGATCACGGTGCCGGGCAACTGGGAGACAGCGGGGTTTGAAGAACCGCAGTACGGATTCCCGACGGATTCGCTGGCCGGTTTGTATCAACGTACGTTTCAAGCCGATTTTCCGCAGGACCGCCGGGTGATTCTGTTCTTTGAAGGCGTGTCATTCGGATTTGACGTCTGGGTCAATCAGAAACGCGCCGGAGCATTCCGCAGTGCATTCAACCGCTCTGAATTTGATATCTCTCATCTGGTCAAACGGGACAGTCTGAATACCCTGACTGTGATCGTATACCGTGATCACGCGCAGGTCGGATTTGACTGCAACGATGCCTGGGCGTTGTCCGGGATTTTCCGCGATGTGTATCTGTACGGCTGTCCGGATACGTTTATCGAAGACGTAACCGTGAATACCGAAATTGAAACCGGGACACCCGCAGCTGTGACTGCGGATGTGCTGGTGCATTCATACACGGACAGCGCCGCTGAGGTCACCGCAATAGCTCGTCTGAGCCGGGATAACAGGGTGGTTGCTGAGCAGGAACTGCCGGTGACTCGAAAACACAAAGCTTATCTATCCAAATCTCTGAGTTTTGAACTTGATGTGGCCGGGGCAAAGTTCTGGACCGCGGAGACGCCGAATTTATACGATCTGCAGTTGACGCTTGTGCGGGACGGCGATGCTTTGCAGACGTTGCATCAGAACGTGGGCATCCGCGAGGTGAGTATTGACGGGCACGTGCTGAAAATCAATGGCCAGCCGGTCAAACTGCGCGGCGTTTGTCGGCATGAAATTCATCCGGAGGCGGGTCGTGCGCTGCGCGAGCGGCACTGGCGTCAGGATATCGAGCTCATGAAAGCCGCCAATATCAATGCGGTGCGCACCTCGCATTATCCGCCGCATCCGCGGTTCATCGAATTGTGCGATGAATACGGACTGTATGTGATCGACGAAGTGCCGTTCGGATTCGGCGATGAACTGCTGTATCAGCCGCAGTCGCTGCCGTTTCTGCTCGAACGTGTACAGCACACTTTGGACCGCGACAAAAATCACCCGTCCGTGATTATCTGGAGTGTGGGCAACGAGCACCCGGCCACCCGTTATGTCACAAAAGCGGCGCAGGTGGTCAAACTGCTGGATCCCGGACGACCGATCCTGTATCCGCACAACGCCGCGCCGTGGATTAAACGCGATCTGGGCGGACTGGATGCGTTTATTGATATTTTCGCGCCGCATTACGATAGCGTGGAAAAAATCCGCGAGCTGGGTGAACATCCTATGAGCGGTCATCCGGTGGTGTTTACTGAACTGAATCATTCTTTGGATCAGGCGTTCGGTAATTTCAAACCCAAATGGGAGGCGATTCAGTCTTACGATAACCTGGCCGGCTGTTTTATCTGGGTGTGGTCGGATCAGGGGTTGCGGCGCCGGATCAACGGCCGCGGGGTCATCGATTCATACAAGGATATCAACGAGTTGCGATTCCAATCGGACAATCTTTCCGCAGACATTTACCTGGATGAAAATACCATTCTGGACAGTCACGGACAGTACGGCACGGACGGCATTGTTCTGGCCGACCGCCGGCCGCAGACTGATTATTATCAGGTGAAAACTGTTTACAGTCCGGTTGTGATTGAAGAGACACGGCTGCCGGTGCGGGCGGGACTGCAGAAACTGCCGCTGACGGTGATGAACCGCTATGATTTTACTGATTTGAGCGGCCTCGCCTTCATTTTTCAACTTGAGGTCAATACCCGCAAACAGGCTGCTTTTTCGCTGCCTGTGAACCTGGCGCCGCATCAAACGAGGGTCCTGGAGGTGCCGGTCACTGTTCAGGAAACCGATCTGGATCAGGAACTGATTCTCAAGATTCAGGCAACAGATGCGGAAAATCGATGCGTTTATGAGCACAGCGTGCAGCTGATGGGGCCGCGGCGGCGGCTGACGGCCGGACTTTTACCGCGGGTAGACGTCCCGGACGGCGCCGGGGAGATTATAAACGAGCCGCGTCAACTGCGGTTTGATGATGGAGATTTGATCCTGTCGCCGGACGGGACGTTTCGCGTGAACCTGAACTCTGGTTTGACCCTGCAGGGACCAGATCTGCGCGTCGGACGCAAACCGACCATGGCGGAACGCCGCCAGGTTCAGGACCTGTGGGAACCGGCCATACTGAACCAACCGATACAAGGAGAATGCCGGATCGTTGATTCGCGTTATATTCTCAGCCAGGAATATGCGCGTCCCGGTTTTCCGGAACAGCGCCTGCAGTTGACCCTGTTCATGCGTCCGGACTCGGGATCTGTGAATGTCGACTATGAAATCACGCTCATGGATTGTAAGGGGCAATTGCTGGAACTGGGACCGGTATTTACCGTCTCGGCCCCGGAGGCTTGCGTACAGTGGCTGGGCGGGGGACCGTTTGCGTCGTTTCCGCGCAAGCAGGCGCTGAACCGCCGGGGCGTGTTCTGTATCACGCCCGACAACCGATTTTTCACCGGAAACCGCATGCACGTGGACGCAGCCGCGGTGTTGTCCGGGAAAAGCGGCGCGGCCCTGCTGTGTGATGATGATCCAGTGGCCTGGACGGCAAACGACGAGGGTCGTATTTTACTGACCCATAATACGCGCGTGGCATCCCCGGGTACCAAGTTCAAAAAACCCCGTGTACAGATTGCTGCAGAAACTCTAAAATCAACAAACGGATCATTTCGCCTCGAGTTTTGGTCCGGAGAGGCGCCATCCCGATTGCAGGGTATATTCGGCACCCTTGTACCCCCCTTTCAGGAATAA